Proteins from one Candidatus Methylacidiphilales bacterium genomic window:
- a CDS encoding LysR substrate-binding domain-containing protein, with the protein MELRHLRYFVAVADEENVSRAALKLHVSQPGLSRQIHDLEEEIGFQLFTRSAKSLYLTEAGKIFLNEARAVLRHAEEAVNTARAVATGNRGELHIGYAPSLYARILPSVLRAFQAVLPHVRVVLHDLSTEEMLAQLREGKLQIALLVRPSRTLLNGLRFEELGRELMCLAVAPNHPLARRRMVTLSEAVREPLIVYSRKEYPDYHVFLAETFAATKRKLRIAEEHDGLSSLIASVEAGGGVAVVSKSVACFTGARLKLLPLLPAPKQLVIGAGWSKKGLSAAGEEFLKCAKKAALKK; encoded by the coding sequence ATGGAGCTGCGCCACCTTCGCTACTTTGTCGCCGTCGCAGATGAGGAGAATGTTTCGCGCGCGGCCCTCAAGCTGCATGTTTCGCAGCCGGGCTTGAGCAGGCAAATCCATGATCTGGAAGAGGAAATCGGTTTCCAACTTTTCACACGCAGCGCGAAGTCCCTTTATTTGACCGAGGCCGGCAAAATTTTTCTGAATGAGGCGCGCGCGGTGCTCCGGCATGCGGAGGAAGCGGTGAATACGGCCCGGGCCGTCGCCACCGGAAATCGCGGAGAACTTCACATTGGTTATGCCCCCTCGCTGTACGCTCGCATTTTGCCCTCGGTATTGCGTGCGTTTCAAGCTGTCCTTCCCCATGTTCGCGTGGTGCTGCATGATCTGTCCACCGAGGAGATGCTCGCCCAATTGCGGGAAGGGAAGCTGCAGATTGCCCTGCTTGTGCGTCCTTCGCGAACACTGTTGAATGGGTTGCGCTTTGAGGAACTGGGCCGCGAGCTCATGTGCCTGGCAGTGGCGCCAAACCATCCTCTTGCCCGGCGTCGCATGGTAACTTTATCGGAGGCTGTGCGGGAACCGCTTATTGTTTACAGTCGGAAGGAGTATCCTGACTATCATGTATTTTTGGCAGAAACCTTTGCTGCGACGAAACGCAAGCTGCGCATAGCGGAGGAACACGATGGACTTAGCAGCCTCATTGCCTCAGTCGAAGCTGGTGGCGGCGTGGCCGTAGTGTCAAAATCAGTGGCCTGTTTTACCGGAGCGCGACTCAAGCTTTTGCCGCTTTTACCCGCGCCCAAGCAGTTGGTTATTGGGGCCGGGTGGAGCAAAAAGGGCCTTAGCGCCGCCGGGGAGGAATTTTTAAAGTGCGCAAAAAAGGCCGCACTAAAAAAATAA
- a CDS encoding cytidylate kinase-like family protein, translating into MLQTQSDPVDLMGKCRAYIESQGSVKVLKNTSFYPSVAFSRQAGAGGLVVARLLVDYLEEHRKRTEPAWTLFDRNLVHQILEDHDLPRSIEKFYPEDVRSELESTVEEMLGLHPSTATMVEQTSKTIIKLANKGHAVLVGRGANIITHGLNNMIHVRLVAPLDFRLKHIKQFYSLSTSEGLAYINQADRARARYVKRYFSRNIEDPLQYDLVINTATIGFEAAAGLIATAVAALEAGQGRAG; encoded by the coding sequence GTGCTCCAGACCCAATCCGATCCCGTAGATTTGATGGGCAAATGCCGGGCCTATATTGAATCCCAAGGTTCCGTCAAAGTTCTCAAAAACACGTCGTTTTATCCTTCGGTGGCTTTTTCACGCCAGGCGGGCGCGGGGGGGCTCGTGGTGGCCCGATTATTGGTTGATTACCTTGAAGAGCACCGCAAAAGGACCGAACCGGCCTGGACCCTCTTCGATCGCAATCTGGTGCATCAGATCCTCGAAGACCACGATCTGCCGCGATCCATTGAAAAATTTTATCCGGAAGATGTGCGTTCCGAGCTGGAAAGCACGGTGGAGGAAATGTTGGGATTGCATCCGTCCACAGCCACCATGGTCGAGCAGACGAGCAAGACGATCATCAAGCTTGCGAACAAAGGCCATGCGGTTCTCGTGGGCAGGGGAGCCAATATCATCACGCATGGATTGAATAACATGATTCATGTGCGCCTGGTCGCCCCGCTGGATTTCCGGTTAAAGCACATCAAACAATTTTACAGTTTGAGCACGTCGGAAGGGCTGGCTTATATCAATCAGGCGGACCGGGCGCGGGCGCGTTATGTGAAACGTTATTTCAGCCGAAATATTGAAGATCCATTGCAATACGATCTCGTTATCAATACCGCCACGATAGGCTTCGAGGCTGCGGCGGGATTGATCGCCACCGCGGTGGCCGCCCTGGAGGCCGGGCAAGGCCGCGCCGGTTAA
- the panC gene encoding pantoate--beta-alanine ligase — MKIITSSRQMQRQALQFKRLGRKISFVPTMGALHAGHLSLVRLARKKSDMVVMSIYVNPTQFGPKEDFSRYPRPFRKDARLAAAAGVDILFAPRNLYMPDDSTQVSESRLSQGRCGRFRPGHFDGVTTVVAKLLNIVQPDVAVFGQKDAQQCDVLERMARDLYFPVQMVRAPILRDSRGLAMSSRNAYLSAREYETALNLSQILNRAAKAGMGSAVARARKLLSRAPGMKLQYVEAEAGRLCAAVQVGSTRLIDNVPLKVK; from the coding sequence ATGAAAATTATTACGAGCTCACGGCAAATGCAACGACAAGCTTTGCAATTCAAGCGGCTGGGTCGAAAAATCTCCTTTGTGCCCACCATGGGGGCCCTGCATGCCGGGCACCTGAGTTTGGTGCGCCTGGCCCGTAAAAAATCGGATATGGTGGTGATGAGCATCTACGTCAACCCAACCCAGTTCGGGCCGAAAGAGGATTTTTCCAGATATCCACGGCCTTTCCGCAAGGACGCGCGCCTGGCGGCGGCAGCGGGGGTGGATATCCTGTTTGCCCCACGGAATCTCTATATGCCGGACGATTCCACGCAGGTTTCAGAGAGCCGCCTCTCCCAAGGGCGTTGCGGACGGTTCAGGCCGGGCCATTTCGACGGGGTCACGACCGTGGTTGCCAAACTCCTGAACATCGTCCAGCCTGACGTGGCGGTTTTTGGGCAAAAGGATGCCCAGCAATGTGATGTATTGGAACGTATGGCGAGAGACTTGTATTTTCCGGTCCAGATGGTCCGGGCGCCGATTTTGCGCGACAGCAGGGGGCTTGCGATGAGCTCGCGGAACGCCTATTTGAGCGCCCGCGAGTATGAAACAGCTTTGAACCTGTCCCAGATTCTGAATAGGGCCGCGAAGGCTGGCATGGGGAGCGCAGTGGCGCGCGCCCGCAAGCTTTTGTCAAGGGCGCCGGGAATGAAGCTTCAATATGTGGAGGCTGAGGCGGGCAGATTGTGCGCTGCTGTGCAGGTGGGCTCCACGCGGTTGATTGACAATGTTCCCCTTAAGGTGAAATAA
- a CDS encoding LL-diaminopimelate aminotransferase: MSDSYIQNLFADRIGGNRYGLDTAIYKFEKIKRAKRAALQERPNVELFDLGVGEPDEMAFPEVVAALASEARKPENRGYSDNGGARLKEAAARYLKNVCGVSIDPETQVLHSIGSKAALSILPAALINPGDIVLMTTPGYPVFGTHARYYGGIVHNLKLTVENNFLPDLDSIPEDILKKAKVLVINYPNNPTGASASPAFFEKAVLFAKRNSIVVIHDAAYTALVFEGKPLSFLATPGAIDVGIELHSTSKSFNMTGWRCGFVSGNELLVKAYGDVKDNTDSGQFLAIQNAAAYCFEHPEITEKIAAKYSRRMDLLVQALNRLGFKAAKPKGSFFLYVKSPKRVASGCKSAEFASAEDFSQWLIREHSISTVPWDDAGTYVRFSVTFQAASVEEERRVINALVERLSPFAFEF, from the coding sequence ATGTCAGACAGCTACATTCAAAACTTATTCGCCGACCGTATCGGAGGGAACCGCTACGGCCTGGACACAGCCATTTATAAATTTGAGAAAATCAAGCGGGCCAAAAGGGCGGCTCTGCAGGAACGCCCAAATGTTGAGCTGTTTGACCTTGGCGTCGGCGAACCCGACGAAATGGCCTTTCCCGAGGTGGTGGCCGCCCTGGCCTCTGAAGCGCGCAAGCCCGAGAACCGGGGATACTCCGACAACGGCGGGGCGCGGCTCAAGGAAGCTGCGGCGCGCTATTTGAAGAATGTCTGCGGCGTGTCCATCGACCCCGAAACCCAGGTTTTGCATTCCATCGGCTCCAAGGCCGCTCTCAGCATCCTGCCTGCGGCCCTGATCAATCCCGGCGACATCGTACTGATGACCACTCCCGGTTACCCGGTTTTTGGCACGCATGCCAGGTATTACGGCGGCATTGTTCACAACCTGAAACTCACTGTTGAAAACAATTTTTTGCCTGACTTGGATTCCATCCCTGAGGACATCCTGAAAAAAGCCAAGGTACTTGTCATTAATTATCCTAACAATCCAACAGGCGCCAGCGCCAGCCCGGCCTTTTTCGAAAAAGCGGTTTTGTTTGCCAAAAGGAACAGCATCGTGGTCATCCATGACGCCGCCTACACCGCGCTTGTTTTTGAAGGCAAACCCCTGAGTTTCCTGGCCACGCCGGGCGCCATCGACGTCGGCATTGAACTGCATTCCACCAGCAAATCGTTCAACATGACCGGCTGGCGCTGCGGGTTCGTCTCGGGCAATGAGTTGCTCGTGAAAGCGTATGGCGACGTCAAGGACAACACCGATTCCGGCCAGTTCCTGGCCATTCAGAACGCGGCCGCGTATTGCTTCGAACATCCCGAGATCACGGAAAAAATCGCCGCCAAATATTCACGCCGCATGGATCTGCTGGTGCAGGCGCTGAACCGCCTCGGATTCAAGGCCGCCAAGCCAAAGGGCTCCTTTTTCCTTTATGTGAAAAGCCCAAAACGCGTGGCAAGCGGATGCAAGTCCGCCGAATTCGCCAGCGCCGAGGACTTTTCACAATGGCTGATCCGCGAGCATTCCATCTCCACTGTACCCTGGGACGACGCCGGAACGTATGTGCGATTCAGCGTCACCTTCCAGGCTGCCAGTGTGGAAGAGGAACGGCGCGTGATAAACGCCCTCGTGGAACGGCTCTCGCCATTTGCGTTTGAGTTTTAA
- a CDS encoding YqaE/Pmp3 family membrane protein translates to MNPIILIILAILIPPLAVYLKTNSAKDTIINVILCFVFWVPAVLHALYIVLK, encoded by the coding sequence ATGAACCCAATTATTCTGATTATTCTGGCCATCTTGATTCCGCCGCTTGCAGTTTATCTCAAAACAAATTCAGCCAAAGACACGATCATCAACGTGATTCTTTGTTTTGTGTTTTGGGTTCCAGCCGTCCTCCACGCGCTCTATATTGTCCTGAAATAA